A DNA window from Drosophila biarmipes strain raj3 chromosome 2R, RU_DBia_V1.1, whole genome shotgun sequence contains the following coding sequences:
- the LOC108026841 gene encoding PAS domain-containing serine/threonine-protein kinase isoform X3, with amino-acid sequence MLNLMDANSFSMPPPNLHSSKVINPNKAIFTIDANTGQIFIVNNKACQLLGYTSQELRNKGFFDLLNGKTESHISSLAEMQIEGDEGRVVLLSGKVIEMKTKSSNKILVSLWIRQISNDARHIAVAEPVERHICHISTDRFGVVTSVDATTATIFFYESTESVVGVNITALIPFIKLPDPDSREIPKSLRKQRATGRTTDNVKFPLCLLIALDENAGTGTGGYSMFNITVWVFQNLSGLIVVDDIGNILMCNQPFSLLMFGYGQDKILNMHISAILPNFGKDSREDKSPNVSNTSITSNDWEPDTDPFVLDNDSSLQSCKKKVPPNNEPSSVSDAHLSCNLENSGALFCDLRQPDDCTIDDILTPVNASNSFPADEFEGGSHSHINEMALDKAKSVSTETCDASGSNPATKLLSSINGSFVGEAVHADGSVIEVVYSVLLQILPCSNRVYCIWVCRNPSTRLDSEKYNYANLTSTFNSMASTVEQSLGQVIKTTAAQNSSRPNSLSLVSKYEDELYLGDYSKHYTSIRQIGRGAYGYVNMAFRNSDRLLVITKFILKEKLCSQFMVKNREGKEVPIEIHLLQTLNHKNIVSVLDVFENDLFYQLVMEKHGAGMDLWTFIERRPLMDEKLGSYIFRQVADAVNYLHEQKILHRDIKDENIIIDQNFNIKLIDFGSATYMEEGKFFSTFYGTTEYCSPEVLAGNRYVGPELEIWALGVTLYVLMFFENPFIDVEETLKAEIQIPKAVSEPLSRLLSSMLNKDPKYRCTMPQLIADPWLTQEVNPAAFSFSWIVPCKAHEANPDLYFSGYLYSSTSVLSTISPQESFSHIEESSMGGSDEARLACHRTGGPKLCINDAKHNKMDTLYAKQFQLNTSVSNHELRASLPDSGHPEIGGSICSSKSENDIFKNKLEPCVSAYNVVSLHDVSTKPKTLDLK; translated from the exons ATGCTGAATCTAATGGATGCCAATTCCTTCAGTATGCCGCCTCCAAATCTTCACTCCTCGAAGGTGATCAATCCGAACAAGGCGATATTCACCATAGACGCGAACACGGGACAGATCTTCATAGTGAACAACAAGGCCTGCCAACTGCTGGGCTACACATCCCAGGAGCTGCGGAACAAGGGCTTCTTCGATCTGCTCAATGGCAAGACGGAGAGTCACATCTCATCGCTGGCGGAGATGCAGATCGAGGGCGACGAGGGTCGAGTGGTGCTGCTGAGCGGAAAGGTCATCGAAATGAAGACTAAGTCGAGCAACAAGATCCTGGTCTCGCTCTGGATCCGCCAGATTAGCAATGACGCCAGGCACATAGCCGTTGCCGAGCCCGTGGAGAGGCACATCTGCCACATAAGCACGGATAGATTCGGGGTAGTAACATCCGTTGACGCCACCACGGCTACCATATTCTTCTACGAATCCACCGAAAGCGTGGTGGGCGTCAACATCACCGCTCTGATCCCGTTTATAAAGCTCCCCGACCCGGACAGCAGAGAGATACCCAAGAGCCTGCGCAAGCAAAGAGCCACGGGCCGAACTACGGATAATGTAAAGTTCCCTCTGTGTCTGCTGATAGCCCTGGATGAGAATGCTGGAACAGGAACAGGAGGATACTCCATGTTCAACATCACCGTCTGGGTCTTTCAGAATCTCAGTGGACTTATTGTGGTGGACGACATAGGCAACATATTGATGTGCAACCAGCCGTTTTCGCTGCTAATGTTCGGCTATGGCCAGGACAAGATCTTGAACATGCATATATCCGCCATACTACCCAATTTCGGGAAGGACTCCCGCGAGGACAAGAGCCCCAATGTGTCGAACACCTCGATAACCAGCAACGACTGGGAGCCGGACACTGATCCCTTCGTCCTGGACAACGACTCCTCGCTGCAGTCGTGCAAGAAGAAGGTGCCACCCAACAACGAACCCTCCTCGGTGAGTGATGCCCACCTGAGCTGCAATCTGGAGAACAGCGGTGCGTTGTTCTGCGACCTCCGACAGCCGGATGATTGTACAATAGATGACATCCTGACCCCGGTCAATGCCTCGAACAGTTTTCCCGCCGATGAGTTCGAGGGGGGATCCCACTCGCACATTAACGAGATGGCCCTCGACAAGGCAAAGTCCGTGTCCACGGAGACATGTGACGCCTCCGGCAGTAATCCCGCCACCAAGCTGCTGAGTTCTATCAACGGCAGCTTTGTGGGCGAGGCCGTCCACGCCGATGGCTCCGTCATAGAGGTGGTCTACTCCGTACTCCTGCAGATCCTGCCCTGCTCCAATCGGGTGTACTGCATCTGGGTGTGCCGAAATCCCAGCACCCGACTGGACAGCGAAAAGTACAACTATGCGAATCTAACGTCCACATTCAACAGCATGGCCAGCACCGTCGAGCAGTCGCTGGGTCAGGTCATCAAGACCACGGCGGCCCAGAACTCCAGTCGACCCAACTCGCTGTCCCTGGTGTCCAAGTACGAGGACGAGCTCTACCTGGGCGACTACAGCAAGCACTACACTTCGATCCGGCAGATCGGAAGGGGGGCCTACGGGTATGTGAACATGGCCTTTAGGAACTCCGATCGCCTGCTGGTCATCACCAAGTTCATTCTGAAGGAGAAGCTCTGCTCGCAGTTCATGGTCAAGAACCGCGAGGGCAAGGAAGTTCCTATCGAGATCCATCTACTGCAGACCCTGAACCACAAGAATATTGTGTCTGTGCTGGATGTGTTCGAAAACGACCTGTTCTATCAGCTGGTGATGGAGAAACACGGCGCCGGAATGGACCTGTGGACATTCATTGAACGGCGCCCGCTGATGGATGAAAAACTGGGCAGCTATATTTTCCGGCAGGTCGCGGATGCCGTCAACTACTTGCACGAGCAGAAGATACTGCATCGCGATATAAAGGACGAGAACATCATAATCGATCAGAATTTTAACATAAAGCTGATCGACTTTGGCTCGGCAACCTACATGGAAGAGGGCAAGTTCTTCTCGACGTTCTACGGCACCACTGAGTACTGCAGCCCGGAAGTTCTGGCCGGGAACAGATACGTGGGTCCCGAGCTGGAGATCTGGGCCCTGGGCGTCACCCTGTACGTTCTGATGTTCTTCGAGAACCCGTTCATCGATGTGGAGGAAACGTTGAAGGCCGAGATCCAGATACCGAAGGCGGTGTCCGAGCCTTTGAGCCGTCTGCTGAGTTCCATGTTGAACAAGGATCCCAAATACCGCTGTACCATGCCCCAGTTGATAGCCGATCCCTGGCTGACCCAGGAGGTGAATCCCGCGGCGTTCAGTTTCTCCTGGATTGTGCCCTGCAAGGCGCATGAGGCCAACCCGGATCTGTACTTCTCCGGCTACCTATACTCCAGCACATCGGTGCTGTCCACCATTTCGCCGCAGGAGAGCTTCTCCCACATCGAAGAGTCCTCGATGGGCGGCAGTGATGAGGCGAGACTGGCGTGCCACAGGACCGGGGGACCCAAGCTGTGTATCAACGATG CGAAACACAACAAGATGGACACTCTCTACGCGAAACAATTCCAGTTAAACACTTCAGTGAGTAACCACGAACTGAGGGCCTCGTTACCTGACTCCGGCCACCCAGAAATCGGAGGTTCTATATGCTCCTCGAAATCCGAAAacgatatttttaagaacaagCTCGAGCCCTGCGTCTCTGCCTATAACGTAGTTAGCCTGCACGACGTGAGCACGAAACCTAAAACGCTTGACCTAAAGTAA
- the LOC108026841 gene encoding PAS domain-containing serine/threonine-protein kinase isoform X1 has product MEDQGDVVDQAVGKLSSSKAQGPKNRCANDDPIVGTQSQSRQNSSTMLNLMDANSFSMPPPNLHSSKVINPNKAIFTIDANTGQIFIVNNKACQLLGYTSQELRNKGFFDLLNGKTESHISSLAEMQIEGDEGRVVLLSGKVIEMKTKSSNKILVSLWIRQISNDARHIAVAEPVERHICHISTDRFGVVTSVDATTATIFFYESTESVVGVNITALIPFIKLPDPDSREIPKSLRKQRATGRTTDNVKFPLCLLIALDENAGTGTGGYSMFNITVWVFQNLSGLIVVDDIGNILMCNQPFSLLMFGYGQDKILNMHISAILPNFGKDSREDKSPNVSNTSITSNDWEPDTDPFVLDNDSSLQSCKKKVPPNNEPSSVSDAHLSCNLENSGALFCDLRQPDDCTIDDILTPVNASNSFPADEFEGGSHSHINEMALDKAKSVSTETCDASGSNPATKLLSSINGSFVGEAVHADGSVIEVVYSVLLQILPCSNRVYCIWVCRNPSTRLDSEKYNYANLTSTFNSMASTVEQSLGQVIKTTAAQNSSRPNSLSLVSKYEDELYLGDYSKHYTSIRQIGRGAYGYVNMAFRNSDRLLVITKFILKEKLCSQFMVKNREGKEVPIEIHLLQTLNHKNIVSVLDVFENDLFYQLVMEKHGAGMDLWTFIERRPLMDEKLGSYIFRQVADAVNYLHEQKILHRDIKDENIIIDQNFNIKLIDFGSATYMEEGKFFSTFYGTTEYCSPEVLAGNRYVGPELEIWALGVTLYVLMFFENPFIDVEETLKAEIQIPKAVSEPLSRLLSSMLNKDPKYRCTMPQLIADPWLTQEVNPAAFSFSWIVPCKAHEANPDLYFSGYLYSSTSVLSTISPQESFSHIEESSMGGSDEARLACHRTGGPKLCINDAKHNKMDTLYAKQFQLNTSVSNHELRASLPDSGHPEIGGSICSSKSENDIFKNKLEPCVSAYNVVSLHDVSTKPKTLDLK; this is encoded by the exons ATGGAGGACCAGGGCGATGTAGTGGACCAAGCCGTTGGTAAGCTGAGTAGTTCAAAAGCCCAGGGCCCCAAAAATCGATGTGCTAACG ATGACCCCATTGTGGGTACTCAGAGTCAAAGTCGCCAGAACTCGTCGACCATGCTGAATCTAATGGATGCCAATTCCTTCAGTATGCCGCCTCCAAATCTTCACTCCTCGAAGGTGATCAATCCGAACAAGGCGATATTCACCATAGACGCGAACACGGGACAGATCTTCATAGTGAACAACAAGGCCTGCCAACTGCTGGGCTACACATCCCAGGAGCTGCGGAACAAGGGCTTCTTCGATCTGCTCAATGGCAAGACGGAGAGTCACATCTCATCGCTGGCGGAGATGCAGATCGAGGGCGACGAGGGTCGAGTGGTGCTGCTGAGCGGAAAGGTCATCGAAATGAAGACTAAGTCGAGCAACAAGATCCTGGTCTCGCTCTGGATCCGCCAGATTAGCAATGACGCCAGGCACATAGCCGTTGCCGAGCCCGTGGAGAGGCACATCTGCCACATAAGCACGGATAGATTCGGGGTAGTAACATCCGTTGACGCCACCACGGCTACCATATTCTTCTACGAATCCACCGAAAGCGTGGTGGGCGTCAACATCACCGCTCTGATCCCGTTTATAAAGCTCCCCGACCCGGACAGCAGAGAGATACCCAAGAGCCTGCGCAAGCAAAGAGCCACGGGCCGAACTACGGATAATGTAAAGTTCCCTCTGTGTCTGCTGATAGCCCTGGATGAGAATGCTGGAACAGGAACAGGAGGATACTCCATGTTCAACATCACCGTCTGGGTCTTTCAGAATCTCAGTGGACTTATTGTGGTGGACGACATAGGCAACATATTGATGTGCAACCAGCCGTTTTCGCTGCTAATGTTCGGCTATGGCCAGGACAAGATCTTGAACATGCATATATCCGCCATACTACCCAATTTCGGGAAGGACTCCCGCGAGGACAAGAGCCCCAATGTGTCGAACACCTCGATAACCAGCAACGACTGGGAGCCGGACACTGATCCCTTCGTCCTGGACAACGACTCCTCGCTGCAGTCGTGCAAGAAGAAGGTGCCACCCAACAACGAACCCTCCTCGGTGAGTGATGCCCACCTGAGCTGCAATCTGGAGAACAGCGGTGCGTTGTTCTGCGACCTCCGACAGCCGGATGATTGTACAATAGATGACATCCTGACCCCGGTCAATGCCTCGAACAGTTTTCCCGCCGATGAGTTCGAGGGGGGATCCCACTCGCACATTAACGAGATGGCCCTCGACAAGGCAAAGTCCGTGTCCACGGAGACATGTGACGCCTCCGGCAGTAATCCCGCCACCAAGCTGCTGAGTTCTATCAACGGCAGCTTTGTGGGCGAGGCCGTCCACGCCGATGGCTCCGTCATAGAGGTGGTCTACTCCGTACTCCTGCAGATCCTGCCCTGCTCCAATCGGGTGTACTGCATCTGGGTGTGCCGAAATCCCAGCACCCGACTGGACAGCGAAAAGTACAACTATGCGAATCTAACGTCCACATTCAACAGCATGGCCAGCACCGTCGAGCAGTCGCTGGGTCAGGTCATCAAGACCACGGCGGCCCAGAACTCCAGTCGACCCAACTCGCTGTCCCTGGTGTCCAAGTACGAGGACGAGCTCTACCTGGGCGACTACAGCAAGCACTACACTTCGATCCGGCAGATCGGAAGGGGGGCCTACGGGTATGTGAACATGGCCTTTAGGAACTCCGATCGCCTGCTGGTCATCACCAAGTTCATTCTGAAGGAGAAGCTCTGCTCGCAGTTCATGGTCAAGAACCGCGAGGGCAAGGAAGTTCCTATCGAGATCCATCTACTGCAGACCCTGAACCACAAGAATATTGTGTCTGTGCTGGATGTGTTCGAAAACGACCTGTTCTATCAGCTGGTGATGGAGAAACACGGCGCCGGAATGGACCTGTGGACATTCATTGAACGGCGCCCGCTGATGGATGAAAAACTGGGCAGCTATATTTTCCGGCAGGTCGCGGATGCCGTCAACTACTTGCACGAGCAGAAGATACTGCATCGCGATATAAAGGACGAGAACATCATAATCGATCAGAATTTTAACATAAAGCTGATCGACTTTGGCTCGGCAACCTACATGGAAGAGGGCAAGTTCTTCTCGACGTTCTACGGCACCACTGAGTACTGCAGCCCGGAAGTTCTGGCCGGGAACAGATACGTGGGTCCCGAGCTGGAGATCTGGGCCCTGGGCGTCACCCTGTACGTTCTGATGTTCTTCGAGAACCCGTTCATCGATGTGGAGGAAACGTTGAAGGCCGAGATCCAGATACCGAAGGCGGTGTCCGAGCCTTTGAGCCGTCTGCTGAGTTCCATGTTGAACAAGGATCCCAAATACCGCTGTACCATGCCCCAGTTGATAGCCGATCCCTGGCTGACCCAGGAGGTGAATCCCGCGGCGTTCAGTTTCTCCTGGATTGTGCCCTGCAAGGCGCATGAGGCCAACCCGGATCTGTACTTCTCCGGCTACCTATACTCCAGCACATCGGTGCTGTCCACCATTTCGCCGCAGGAGAGCTTCTCCCACATCGAAGAGTCCTCGATGGGCGGCAGTGATGAGGCGAGACTGGCGTGCCACAGGACCGGGGGACCCAAGCTGTGTATCAACGATG CGAAACACAACAAGATGGACACTCTCTACGCGAAACAATTCCAGTTAAACACTTCAGTGAGTAACCACGAACTGAGGGCCTCGTTACCTGACTCCGGCCACCCAGAAATCGGAGGTTCTATATGCTCCTCGAAATCCGAAAacgatatttttaagaacaagCTCGAGCCCTGCGTCTCTGCCTATAACGTAGTTAGCCTGCACGACGTGAGCACGAAACCTAAAACGCTTGACCTAAAGTAA
- the LOC108026841 gene encoding PAS domain-containing serine/threonine-protein kinase isoform X2 — protein MEDQGDVVDQAVDDPIVGTQSQSRQNSSTMLNLMDANSFSMPPPNLHSSKVINPNKAIFTIDANTGQIFIVNNKACQLLGYTSQELRNKGFFDLLNGKTESHISSLAEMQIEGDEGRVVLLSGKVIEMKTKSSNKILVSLWIRQISNDARHIAVAEPVERHICHISTDRFGVVTSVDATTATIFFYESTESVVGVNITALIPFIKLPDPDSREIPKSLRKQRATGRTTDNVKFPLCLLIALDENAGTGTGGYSMFNITVWVFQNLSGLIVVDDIGNILMCNQPFSLLMFGYGQDKILNMHISAILPNFGKDSREDKSPNVSNTSITSNDWEPDTDPFVLDNDSSLQSCKKKVPPNNEPSSVSDAHLSCNLENSGALFCDLRQPDDCTIDDILTPVNASNSFPADEFEGGSHSHINEMALDKAKSVSTETCDASGSNPATKLLSSINGSFVGEAVHADGSVIEVVYSVLLQILPCSNRVYCIWVCRNPSTRLDSEKYNYANLTSTFNSMASTVEQSLGQVIKTTAAQNSSRPNSLSLVSKYEDELYLGDYSKHYTSIRQIGRGAYGYVNMAFRNSDRLLVITKFILKEKLCSQFMVKNREGKEVPIEIHLLQTLNHKNIVSVLDVFENDLFYQLVMEKHGAGMDLWTFIERRPLMDEKLGSYIFRQVADAVNYLHEQKILHRDIKDENIIIDQNFNIKLIDFGSATYMEEGKFFSTFYGTTEYCSPEVLAGNRYVGPELEIWALGVTLYVLMFFENPFIDVEETLKAEIQIPKAVSEPLSRLLSSMLNKDPKYRCTMPQLIADPWLTQEVNPAAFSFSWIVPCKAHEANPDLYFSGYLYSSTSVLSTISPQESFSHIEESSMGGSDEARLACHRTGGPKLCINDAKHNKMDTLYAKQFQLNTSVSNHELRASLPDSGHPEIGGSICSSKSENDIFKNKLEPCVSAYNVVSLHDVSTKPKTLDLK, from the exons ATGGAGGACCAGGGCGATGTAGTGGACCAAGCCGTTG ATGACCCCATTGTGGGTACTCAGAGTCAAAGTCGCCAGAACTCGTCGACCATGCTGAATCTAATGGATGCCAATTCCTTCAGTATGCCGCCTCCAAATCTTCACTCCTCGAAGGTGATCAATCCGAACAAGGCGATATTCACCATAGACGCGAACACGGGACAGATCTTCATAGTGAACAACAAGGCCTGCCAACTGCTGGGCTACACATCCCAGGAGCTGCGGAACAAGGGCTTCTTCGATCTGCTCAATGGCAAGACGGAGAGTCACATCTCATCGCTGGCGGAGATGCAGATCGAGGGCGACGAGGGTCGAGTGGTGCTGCTGAGCGGAAAGGTCATCGAAATGAAGACTAAGTCGAGCAACAAGATCCTGGTCTCGCTCTGGATCCGCCAGATTAGCAATGACGCCAGGCACATAGCCGTTGCCGAGCCCGTGGAGAGGCACATCTGCCACATAAGCACGGATAGATTCGGGGTAGTAACATCCGTTGACGCCACCACGGCTACCATATTCTTCTACGAATCCACCGAAAGCGTGGTGGGCGTCAACATCACCGCTCTGATCCCGTTTATAAAGCTCCCCGACCCGGACAGCAGAGAGATACCCAAGAGCCTGCGCAAGCAAAGAGCCACGGGCCGAACTACGGATAATGTAAAGTTCCCTCTGTGTCTGCTGATAGCCCTGGATGAGAATGCTGGAACAGGAACAGGAGGATACTCCATGTTCAACATCACCGTCTGGGTCTTTCAGAATCTCAGTGGACTTATTGTGGTGGACGACATAGGCAACATATTGATGTGCAACCAGCCGTTTTCGCTGCTAATGTTCGGCTATGGCCAGGACAAGATCTTGAACATGCATATATCCGCCATACTACCCAATTTCGGGAAGGACTCCCGCGAGGACAAGAGCCCCAATGTGTCGAACACCTCGATAACCAGCAACGACTGGGAGCCGGACACTGATCCCTTCGTCCTGGACAACGACTCCTCGCTGCAGTCGTGCAAGAAGAAGGTGCCACCCAACAACGAACCCTCCTCGGTGAGTGATGCCCACCTGAGCTGCAATCTGGAGAACAGCGGTGCGTTGTTCTGCGACCTCCGACAGCCGGATGATTGTACAATAGATGACATCCTGACCCCGGTCAATGCCTCGAACAGTTTTCCCGCCGATGAGTTCGAGGGGGGATCCCACTCGCACATTAACGAGATGGCCCTCGACAAGGCAAAGTCCGTGTCCACGGAGACATGTGACGCCTCCGGCAGTAATCCCGCCACCAAGCTGCTGAGTTCTATCAACGGCAGCTTTGTGGGCGAGGCCGTCCACGCCGATGGCTCCGTCATAGAGGTGGTCTACTCCGTACTCCTGCAGATCCTGCCCTGCTCCAATCGGGTGTACTGCATCTGGGTGTGCCGAAATCCCAGCACCCGACTGGACAGCGAAAAGTACAACTATGCGAATCTAACGTCCACATTCAACAGCATGGCCAGCACCGTCGAGCAGTCGCTGGGTCAGGTCATCAAGACCACGGCGGCCCAGAACTCCAGTCGACCCAACTCGCTGTCCCTGGTGTCCAAGTACGAGGACGAGCTCTACCTGGGCGACTACAGCAAGCACTACACTTCGATCCGGCAGATCGGAAGGGGGGCCTACGGGTATGTGAACATGGCCTTTAGGAACTCCGATCGCCTGCTGGTCATCACCAAGTTCATTCTGAAGGAGAAGCTCTGCTCGCAGTTCATGGTCAAGAACCGCGAGGGCAAGGAAGTTCCTATCGAGATCCATCTACTGCAGACCCTGAACCACAAGAATATTGTGTCTGTGCTGGATGTGTTCGAAAACGACCTGTTCTATCAGCTGGTGATGGAGAAACACGGCGCCGGAATGGACCTGTGGACATTCATTGAACGGCGCCCGCTGATGGATGAAAAACTGGGCAGCTATATTTTCCGGCAGGTCGCGGATGCCGTCAACTACTTGCACGAGCAGAAGATACTGCATCGCGATATAAAGGACGAGAACATCATAATCGATCAGAATTTTAACATAAAGCTGATCGACTTTGGCTCGGCAACCTACATGGAAGAGGGCAAGTTCTTCTCGACGTTCTACGGCACCACTGAGTACTGCAGCCCGGAAGTTCTGGCCGGGAACAGATACGTGGGTCCCGAGCTGGAGATCTGGGCCCTGGGCGTCACCCTGTACGTTCTGATGTTCTTCGAGAACCCGTTCATCGATGTGGAGGAAACGTTGAAGGCCGAGATCCAGATACCGAAGGCGGTGTCCGAGCCTTTGAGCCGTCTGCTGAGTTCCATGTTGAACAAGGATCCCAAATACCGCTGTACCATGCCCCAGTTGATAGCCGATCCCTGGCTGACCCAGGAGGTGAATCCCGCGGCGTTCAGTTTCTCCTGGATTGTGCCCTGCAAGGCGCATGAGGCCAACCCGGATCTGTACTTCTCCGGCTACCTATACTCCAGCACATCGGTGCTGTCCACCATTTCGCCGCAGGAGAGCTTCTCCCACATCGAAGAGTCCTCGATGGGCGGCAGTGATGAGGCGAGACTGGCGTGCCACAGGACCGGGGGACCCAAGCTGTGTATCAACGATG CGAAACACAACAAGATGGACACTCTCTACGCGAAACAATTCCAGTTAAACACTTCAGTGAGTAACCACGAACTGAGGGCCTCGTTACCTGACTCCGGCCACCCAGAAATCGGAGGTTCTATATGCTCCTCGAAATCCGAAAacgatatttttaagaacaagCTCGAGCCCTGCGTCTCTGCCTATAACGTAGTTAGCCTGCACGACGTGAGCACGAAACCTAAAACGCTTGACCTAAAGTAA
- the LOC108026842 gene encoding oxysterol-binding protein-related protein 2 codes for MAEGDRSEHVERTELPAPMISRKEVSIWAILKNCIGKDLSKITMPVMLNEPLSFLQRLCEYMEYAQLLTEAAQQESPADRMKYVAAFAVSALASNWERLGKPFNPLLGETYELQKGDYRIVCEQVSHHPPVSAFHAESKDFRFHGTINPKIKFWGKSVEVNPKGTVTVEFPKWNESYSWTNVNCCVHNIIVGRLWIEQYGKMEIINHTTGHVASLTFKSAGSGAKNLHRVEGFVKDSSETNLYYLYGKWTEFIKCCSAESYVQYLKQGTRKNDDYDGSPNGTPKKMFSKLNSFKLNSFRSLSIQDNDSYPPLEQEGDIPKSDSAYSIDIPDSTTLWSCKPRPSNCEEYYQFTHFAMQLNAMNNDMKPPLTLCPTDSRLRPDILHLEEGNLDGAAKEKTRLEEKQRNTRKQRKSTNSDDWTPRWFKYATNPYTKTDDWLYSGGYWDRKYENTDTIF; via the exons ATGGCAGAGGGCGACCGCTCAGAGCATGTGGAGAG AACCGAGCTTCCGGCTCCGATGATTTCCCGCAAGGAGGTCAGTATCTGGGCCATTCTCAAGAACTGCATCGGCAAGGACCTGAGCAAGATCACCATGCCGGTCATGCTGAACGAACCGCTGAGCTTCCTCCAGAGACTCTGCGAGTACATGGAGTACGCACAACTGCTGACGGAGGCTGCCCAGCAGGAATCTCCGGCAGACCGGATGAAATACGTGGCGG CCTTTGCCGTATCTGCATTAGCCTCAAACTGGGAGCGCCTGGGAAAACCTTTTAATCCTCTTCTTGGTGAAACGTACGAGCTGCAGAAGGGAGATTATCGAATTGTATGCGAGCAGGTCTCTCATCATCCTCCAGTGTCTGCCTTCCATGCAGAGTCCAAGGACTTTAGGTTCCACGGCACAATTAACCCGAAAATCAAGTTTTGGGGTAAGAGTGTTGAGGTTAATCCCAAGGGAACCGTTACCGTTGAGTTTCCAAA ATGGAACGAAAGCTACAGTTGGACCAATGTCAATTGTTGCGTCCACAACATTATTGTGGGCAGGCTGTGGATAGAGCAATACGGCAAGATGGAGATCATCAATCATACCACTGGTCATGTGGCCAGTCTCACCTTCAAGTCCGCCGGATCAGGAGCCAAAAACCTGCACCGGGTTGAGGGTTTTGTAAAGGATTCCAG TGAAACAAACCTGTACTATCTGTATGGCAAATGGACCGAGTTTATCAAATGCTGTTCCGCCGAGTCCTACGTTCAGTATCTGAAGCAGGGAACCAGGAAGAATGACGATTACGATGGGTCGCCAAATGGAACGCCTAAGAAAATGTTCTCGAAGCTGAATAGTTTTAAGTTGAACTCATTCCGCAGCCTATCCATTCAAGAT AACGACAGCTACCCACCTCTGGAGCAGGAGGGTGACATACCAAAGAGCGATTCTGCATACTCCATTGATATTCCCGACTCCACGACTTTGTGGAGCTGTAAGCCCAGACCTTCCAATTGTGAAGAG TATTACCAGTTTACGCATTTTGCAATGCAGCTTAACGCCATGAACAATGATATGAAACCACCGCTAACTCTATGCCCTACCGATTCTCGACTGCGACCTGATATTTTACATTTAGAGGAAGGAAACCTGGATGGCGCGGCCAAGGAGAAAACACGCCTCGAAGAGAAACAAAGGAACACACGCAAACAAAGGAAGTCCACCAACAGCGATGACTGGACTCCGAG GTGGTTTAAGTACGCAACTAACCCCTATACCAAGACCGACGATTGGCTGTATAGCGGAGGCTATTGGGACCGCAAATACGAGAACACCGATACGATATTTTAG